The following coding sequences lie in one Flavobacteriales bacterium genomic window:
- a CDS encoding tetratricopeptide repeat protein — protein sequence MIKKMFAHYWATYLDFFYIRGMLKNLSFLLIFLFFIFPALAQEEQNPYADSLTKIYTTTKQDTIKIQSLLMLSEIYYRTNPDTLITLCEQALKFIDEKLKKKLSEREREIFIVNKGTAYTNMAAVYEDKGDLKKSLEFNNRGLEFYKSVNHYLGVSTVLNNIGKLMKLQGEFEEAINLYTESLKYADLCDDRKGKAYTIGNIGAIHYTNGNFNEALECFIKAKVMHKEVNDIYGLTISLNNIGSVYRNLNMLDLALKSYQETYDLCIQSGDLKQQSNSLLKISMVYGLKKDLNNAEIYGLLALQKSKDGESASGVLKALKNLYEIYKKGNKQTKALDYYEQFVYLRDSINTEDNQKAIIEQRIQLDYDRKLIADSIQFEETKKAEIAVKNIEIEQGKTQQMMLFGGLAIFILLSVFIFNRYKVSIKQAKIISEQKSQVELQKILVEEKNKEITDSINYAKRIQTAILPSKTNFESHLPNSFIFYKPKDIVAGDFYWMESSSSVSSKGGESPFPSGRAGDGIVLFAAADCTGHGVPGALVSVVCSNALNRSLKELNTVNPAEILNRAREIIINQFSKNEDNVRDGMDIALCSLNKSTLELQFAGANNALYIVRNQEMFEYPAHREPVGLHYKQTPFTHHTIQLQKNDILYLFTDGYADQFGGENGKKLKYKPFKELLLTISRYPMQEQSVFLNKHFTEWKGDYEQVDDVCIIGVKI from the coding sequence ATGATTAAAAAAATGTTTGCACATTATTGGGCAACATATTTAGATTTTTTTTACATTAGAGGAATGTTAAAAAACTTATCTTTTTTACTTATTTTTTTATTTTTTATTTTTCCTGCTCTAGCACAAGAGGAGCAAAATCCTTATGCCGACTCGTTAACAAAAATATACACCACAACTAAACAAGATACCATTAAAATTCAATCGTTGTTAATGTTATCGGAAATTTATTACCGAACAAACCCTGATACATTAATAACCTTATGTGAACAAGCATTAAAGTTTATTGACGAAAAATTAAAGAAAAAACTGAGTGAGCGAGAACGTGAAATTTTTATTGTAAACAAAGGTACCGCCTATACGAATATGGCGGCGGTGTATGAAGATAAAGGCGATTTAAAAAAATCGTTAGAATTTAATAACAGAGGATTAGAATTTTACAAAAGTGTAAACCATTATTTAGGGGTTTCAACAGTGTTAAACAACATTGGAAAACTAATGAAACTGCAAGGAGAATTTGAAGAGGCCATCAACCTCTATACCGAAAGTTTAAAATATGCCGATTTATGCGACGACAGAAAAGGAAAAGCTTACACCATTGGTAACATAGGAGCAATACATTACACCAATGGTAATTTTAATGAAGCGTTAGAATGTTTTATTAAAGCCAAAGTAATGCACAAAGAGGTTAACGATATTTATGGTTTAACCATAAGTTTAAACAACATCGGAAGTGTTTATCGAAACCTTAATATGCTCGATTTGGCTTTAAAAAGTTACCAGGAAACCTACGATTTATGCATACAAAGTGGCGACCTTAAACAGCAATCTAATTCCTTATTAAAAATTAGCATGGTTTACGGGTTAAAAAAAGACTTGAATAATGCTGAAATATATGGGCTACTTGCTTTACAAAAATCTAAAGATGGCGAAAGTGCTAGTGGTGTTTTAAAAGCACTCAAAAATTTGTACGAAATCTATAAAAAAGGAAACAAGCAAACCAAAGCACTTGATTATTACGAACAGTTTGTGTATTTACGCGATAGTATTAATACCGAAGACAACCAAAAAGCAATTATTGAACAACGAATTCAGTTGGATTATGACAGAAAACTAATAGCAGATAGTATTCAATTTGAAGAAACCAAAAAAGCTGAAATTGCCGTTAAAAACATAGAAATAGAGCAAGGTAAAACTCAACAGATGATGTTGTTTGGTGGTTTAGCCATTTTTATTTTATTGTCGGTTTTTATTTTTAACCGCTATAAAGTAAGTATTAAACAAGCTAAAATTATTTCGGAACAAAAAAGCCAAGTTGAATTACAAAAAATATTAGTTGAAGAAAAAAACAAAGAAATTACCGATTCCATTAACTACGCAAAACGAATTCAAACAGCTATTTTGCCTTCAAAAACCAATTTTGAAAGTCACCTACCCAATTCGTTTATTTTTTACAAACCCAAAGACATTGTAGCTGGTGATTTTTATTGGATGGAGTCCTCCTCTTCCGTCTCCTCCAAAGGAGGAGAGTCTCCCTTCCCTTCGGGAAGGGCTGGGGATGGGATTGTTTTGTTCGCTGCCGCAGATTGTACTGGTCATGGTGTCCCAGGTGCATTGGTAAGTGTGGTTTGTAGTAATGCGTTAAATAGAAGTTTAAAAGAATTAAATACCGTAAATCCAGCCGAAATTTTAAATCGTGCTCGTGAAATCATCATCAACCAGTTTTCAAAAAACGAAGATAATGTAAGAGATGGAATGGATATCGCCTTGTGCTCACTAAATAAATCTACACTAGAATTACAGTTTGCAGGAGCTAATAATGCACTCTATATTGTACGAAATCAGGAAATGTTTGAATACCCTGCTCACCGTGAGCCAGTGGGATTACATTATAAACAAACCCCCTTTACACATCATACTATACAACTACAAAAAAATGACATTCTTTATTTGTTTACTGATGGATATGCCGATCAATTTGGAGGAGAAAATGGAAAAAAATTAAAATACAAACCCTTTAAAGAATTACTTTTGACCATTAGTCGTTATCCTATGCAAGAGCAAAGTGTTTTTTTAAACAAACACTTTACCGAATGGAAAGGGGATTACGAACAAGTGGATGATGTTTGCATTATAGGAGTGAAGATATGA
- a CDS encoding tetratricopeptide repeat protein encodes MNKRLNIFFCLLFSFHVVFAQQYSEDELAEINQFNAQIANKNSADSTLAKAYLGLGEILYVANIDTLLSLCNITIDISKKNLARKNLSAIEKKLFLGTLSDALNNVGYVYKTKGNIKLALENYHKSLKIHQEIGDKPGIATSLNNIGFVYRSQGNVYLALDYYQKSLNIQEELGDKEGMASLYNNIGIIYYDQMDYDNALIYYQKSLKNDMEVNYERGIANTYNNIGLIYFKKGNLKEAMNYYNRSLNIKEKLSDKIGVAISYNHIGELYESQDSLQQATDYYYKSLKILEEQGDKRWTSYVLKDLSDIMMKIGDIKLAEEYAHRSFKLSKELGFPANISHSAQTLSKINKLKGNYKEALELFELHTMMKDSLLNDDIIGKTKNQQLKYEFEKSQAIKDAEHKKDLEISAEKEQKQKMISYGIALVLLIVISMLGIIFNRLKVTKKQKQVIEEKKLEVELAKTQLEVKNKEVMDSINYAKRIQDALLKSEEHESKHLPPHFIFFKPKDIVSGDFYWALEKDNHLYLAVADCTGHGVPGAFLTMLGNSFLNEINAVDVLLKPAEILNLLRKKVIVELNQTGKEGETTDGMDISLIRLNLRTKELQWAGANNPLYIIKNDNLVEIKPDKQPIGYNYKMTDFTNHEVETTEGDYIFIFTDGFADQFGGPKGKKYKYNTLKEKLLSVYTKPLHEQKQLFANEFEQWKGNLQQVDDVCIIGLRI; translated from the coding sequence ATGAATAAAAGGTTAAACATATTTTTTTGTCTGCTCTTTTCTTTCCATGTTGTATTTGCACAGCAATATTCCGAAGACGAACTAGCTGAAATTAATCAGTTTAATGCTCAAATTGCTAATAAAAACAGTGCTGATTCAACTCTTGCAAAAGCGTATTTAGGATTGGGAGAAATCCTTTATGTAGCTAATATAGACACCTTATTGTCGCTTTGTAACATTACCATAGATATTTCAAAGAAAAACTTAGCAAGAAAAAACTTATCGGCAATTGAGAAAAAACTTTTTTTAGGAACTCTTTCCGACGCGTTAAATAATGTTGGCTATGTGTATAAAACCAAAGGAAATATCAAATTAGCTTTAGAAAACTATCACAAATCGCTAAAAATCCATCAGGAAATTGGTGATAAGCCAGGTATAGCTACATCATTAAACAATATTGGCTTTGTTTACAGAAGTCAAGGCAATGTTTATTTAGCGTTAGATTACTATCAAAAATCATTAAATATTCAGGAAGAGTTGGGAGATAAAGAGGGGATGGCTTCGTTGTACAACAATATTGGTATTATCTATTACGATCAGATGGATTATGATAATGCATTGATTTACTACCAAAAATCATTGAAAAATGATATGGAAGTAAATTATGAGCGAGGAATTGCCAATACTTATAATAACATAGGGTTGATTTATTTCAAAAAAGGCAATTTAAAAGAAGCCATGAATTATTACAATAGGTCGTTAAACATTAAAGAAAAACTAAGCGATAAAATTGGGGTAGCCATAAGTTATAATCATATTGGTGAATTGTACGAAAGTCAAGATAGTTTGCAACAAGCTACTGATTATTATTATAAATCGCTTAAAATATTGGAAGAACAAGGCGATAAAAGATGGACGAGTTATGTTTTGAAAGATTTGTCGGATATAATGATGAAAATTGGCGACATTAAATTGGCTGAAGAGTATGCTCATAGAAGTTTTAAACTTTCGAAAGAACTTGGATTCCCTGCAAATATTAGCCACTCTGCTCAAACCTTGAGTAAAATAAATAAACTAAAAGGAAATTATAAGGAAGCATTAGAGCTTTTTGAACTTCATACCATGATGAAAGATAGCTTGTTAAATGATGATATTATTGGAAAAACAAAAAATCAGCAGTTAAAATATGAGTTTGAAAAAAGCCAAGCAATTAAAGATGCAGAGCATAAAAAAGATTTAGAAATTTCTGCTGAAAAGGAGCAAAAACAAAAAATGATTTCTTACGGAATTGCTTTGGTATTGCTTATCGTAATATCAATGTTAGGTATTATTTTTAATCGATTAAAAGTTACCAAAAAACAGAAACAAGTAATTGAAGAGAAAAAATTAGAAGTAGAACTTGCCAAAACTCAACTTGAGGTTAAAAATAAAGAGGTGATGGATTCGATTAATTACGCCAAACGAATTCAAGATGCGTTGCTAAAATCGGAAGAACACGAAAGCAAACATTTGCCTCCACACTTCATTTTCTTTAAGCCCAAAGATATTGTAAGTGGCGATTTTTATTGGGCTTTAGAAAAAGATAATCATTTATACTTGGCTGTTGCCGATTGTACTGGTCACGGAGTTCCTGGTGCATTTTTAACCATGTTAGGCAATTCCTTTTTAAACGAAATAAATGCGGTAGATGTACTGTTAAAACCCGCTGAAATACTAAATCTTTTACGAAAAAAAGTAATTGTTGAGCTTAATCAAACGGGTAAAGAAGGAGAAACCACAGATGGTATGGATATTTCGCTTATTCGATTAAACTTACGAACTAAAGAACTGCAATGGGCAGGAGCCAACAATCCGCTTTACATCATTAAAAACGATAATTTAGTTGAGATTAAACCCGATAAACAACCCATTGGTTACAATTACAAAATGACCGATTTTACCAACCACGAAGTTGAAACCACCGAAGGAGATTACATTTTTATTTTTACCGATGGCTTTGCCGACCAGTTTGGCGGTCCGAAAGGCAAAAAGTACAAGTATAATACTTTAAAAGAAAAATTGTTAAGCGTTTATACAAAACCTTTGCACGAGCAAAAACAATTGTTTGCGAATGAATTTGAGCAATGGAAAGGGAATCTGCAACAAGTGGATGATGTGTGTATTATTGGGCTGAGAATATAA
- a CDS encoding cold-shock protein, with the protein MATGKVKFFNDQKGFGFIVPDDGGKDLFVHKSGTSTYLKEDDLVTYDVEDTQKGPSAINVEKQ; encoded by the coding sequence ATGGCTACAGGTAAAGTAAAATTTTTTAATGATCAAAAAGGATTTGGATTCATAGTTCCAGACGATGGTGGAAAAGATTTATTTGTTCACAAATCAGGAACAAGTACATATTTAAAAGAAGATGATCTAGTAACTTATGATGTTGAAGATACTCAAAAAGGTCCTTCTGCAATAAACGTTGAAAAACAATAG
- a CDS encoding DEAD/DEAH box helicase has protein sequence MPFKKLLPILQENIAQLGFTDATPFQKLIIPKIKGGTNLFCIAPKGSGKSTALALVVIQRLNGTMLDDVPRALIYVKDRQAALELEAVFKTFLKDTDLRIYSAYEEPKISNQRDDIYAGMDIVIATPKRLSKLYYMNGINLGRLQLLIVEDAEFIFDNSGHTDVDRITESLNKCQYLVFNDKFSDRMERLQGLFMENAQIIEMK, from the coding sequence ATGCCTTTTAAAAAGCTATTGCCCATCCTTCAAGAAAACATTGCCCAATTGGGTTTTACTGATGCTACACCTTTCCAGAAACTAATCATTCCAAAAATTAAAGGCGGAACTAATTTGTTTTGTATTGCACCAAAAGGAAGTGGAAAATCTACCGCATTGGCATTGGTAGTTATTCAACGACTAAATGGAACCATGCTCGACGATGTTCCTAGGGCGTTGATTTATGTGAAAGATAGGCAAGCAGCTCTTGAGTTAGAAGCGGTGTTTAAAACGTTTTTAAAAGATACTGATTTAAGAATTTATTCGGCTTACGAAGAACCAAAAATTAGTAACCAGCGCGACGATATTTATGCCGGAATGGACATTGTAATAGCTACTCCAAAGCGTTTAAGCAAGTTGTATTACATGAATGGAATAAATTTGGGCAGGTTACAACTTTTGATTGTTGAAGATGCAGAGTTTATTTTTGATAATAGCGGACACACTGATGTAGATAGAATTACAGAGAGTTTAAATAAATGTCAGTATTTGGTGTTTAACGACAAGTTTTCCGACCGAATGGAACGATTACAGGGCTTGTTTATGGAAAATGCCCAGATTATTGAGATGAAATAG
- a CDS encoding DUF2158 domain-containing protein: MKRIFKPGDRVQLRGGGPVMIVQRYAKDYNVWLGWYESDVIVECTWLDGKRYHREKYHQNFLVKLPSRDIFYHNKKGVSQRKELKRQ, encoded by the coding sequence ATGAAAAGAATTTTTAAACCAGGAGACAGGGTGCAACTAAGAGGTGGAGGCCCTGTAATGATAGTACAAAGGTATGCAAAGGACTACAATGTATGGCTAGGATGGTATGAGAGTGATGTGATAGTAGAATGTACATGGTTAGATGGAAAAAGATACCATAGAGAAAAATATCATCAAAATTTTTTGGTGAAATTACCATCAAGAGATATTTTTTATCACAATAAAAAAGGTGTTAGTCAAAGGAAGGAATTAAAAAGACAATAA
- a CDS encoding T9SS type A sorting domain-containing protein — MKKVLLFIVYIFLFVLNSKTQVNLVPNPSFEQLSQCPTFLSQLEYATPWFQPYTDSNGVQQSSTDLFSSCCAGFCGLINSSGTQLPRTGNTYAGAYYYINIGTAREFIEVKLNNSLSVNKSYCVNFYVNLRDKSRYATSNFGVYFSEDSCLAPLPPNLIPYIPQIENPYNNVITDKINWVPIELEYLAQGGENFITIGGFKPDSLSNVIIVDNSSQLLAYYYIDDVSVIDISTPAYAGVDTNIALGDSVFIGRQPEIGLNDDCVWYVNGNPIDTVAGLWVQPDSTTTYILEQTICGYITYDTVTVTVLPTGIDSYSNKNAQFEVFPNPANNTFTIKSQESIIAVFKLIDLTGKEILKQNITTNITQIDIQALPKGIYFYQITNKKEQYSGKLVVQ; from the coding sequence ATGAAAAAAGTTTTACTTTTTATTGTCTACATTTTTTTGTTTGTTTTAAACAGTAAAACACAGGTTAATTTAGTGCCCAATCCAAGTTTTGAGCAATTATCGCAATGCCCGACATTTCTTTCTCAATTGGAATATGCGACACCTTGGTTTCAACCCTATACTGACAGTAATGGTGTACAACAATCGAGTACAGACCTTTTTTCTTCATGTTGTGCTGGATTTTGTGGATTAATTAATAGTAGTGGAACTCAACTCCCAAGAACGGGGAATACTTATGCTGGTGCATATTATTATATTAATATTGGTACAGCACGTGAATTTATAGAAGTTAAATTAAATAATTCCTTATCGGTTAATAAATCATATTGTGTGAATTTTTATGTTAATTTACGAGATAAAAGTAGATATGCGACTAGTAATTTTGGTGTTTATTTTTCTGAAGATAGTTGTCTTGCCCCTCTTCCTCCTAATCTTATTCCTTATATTCCTCAAATAGAAAATCCTTATAATAATGTTATAACAGATAAGATTAACTGGGTTCCTATTGAGTTGGAATATCTCGCACAAGGAGGAGAAAATTTTATTACTATAGGAGGATTTAAACCAGATAGTTTATCAAATGTTATAATTGTCGATAATTCATCACAATTACTTGCCTACTACTACATCGACGATGTAAGTGTAATAGATATTAGTACACCAGCTTATGCAGGAGTTGATACTAACATAGCTTTGGGCGATAGCGTATTTATTGGTAGGCAACCTGAAATTGGCTTAAACGATGATTGTGTTTGGTATGTAAACGGTAACCCCATTGATACCGTTGCAGGGTTGTGGGTTCAACCAGATAGCACCACCACCTATATTTTAGAACAAACCATTTGTGGTTATATTACTTATGATACGGTAACGGTAACTGTTTTACCAACAGGGATAGATTCATATTCAAATAAAAATGCCCAATTTGAGGTGTTCCCTAATCCAGCCAATAATACTTTTACAATCAAATCTCAGGAATCTATAATAGCTGTTTTTAAGTTGATAGATTTAACGGGTAAAGAGATTTTAAAACAAAATATTACTACAAATATTACCCAAATTGATATTCAAGCCTTACCCAAAGGTATTTACTTTTATCAGATCACTAATAAAAAAGAGCAGTACTCGGGTAAGTTGGTGGTTCAATAA
- the prmC gene encoding peptide chain release factor N(5)-glutamine methyltransferase has protein sequence MKISDNTLQAVIRFFKTELIDYFPEQEINSMLYIVLDKTFEIRKKDVLLGSNRLFSESELLKIIYIVKDLKKHKPLAYILGEWEFYGLPFKVNEHTLIPRPETEELVQLILDENNNENASILDIGTGSGCIAIAFKKNRPNASVSAFDVSIQALETAKNNALLNDVAIHFQEIDILTTKQLKTNYDLIVSNPPYIPLKDMNEMDKNVTDFEPHLALFVEDNNPLIFYKAIAEFAKKHLTNHGKLYVEIHEKLGDKVKALFELIGFKEVVIVKDINEKDRIVKCLMDFSS, from the coding sequence GTGAAAATTTCTGACAATACTTTACAAGCAGTAATTCGTTTTTTTAAAACTGAATTAATCGATTATTTCCCTGAACAGGAAATAAACAGTATGCTGTATATTGTATTGGACAAAACATTTGAAATTCGTAAAAAGGATGTTTTATTGGGTTCAAACAGGCTTTTTTCTGAGTCGGAATTATTAAAAATAATTTACATCGTAAAAGATTTAAAAAAACACAAACCCTTAGCTTATATTTTGGGCGAGTGGGAATTTTATGGCTTACCTTTTAAAGTAAACGAACACACATTAATTCCACGACCAGAAACTGAAGAGTTGGTTCAGCTCATTTTAGATGAAAACAACAACGAAAATGCATCTATTTTAGACATTGGAACTGGTTCGGGTTGTATAGCAATTGCGTTTAAAAAAAACAGACCGAATGCTTCTGTTAGTGCTTTTGATGTTTCTATACAAGCATTAGAAACAGCAAAAAATAATGCCCTTTTAAATGATGTAGCCATTCATTTTCAAGAAATTGATATTCTTACCACTAAACAATTAAAAACTAACTACGACTTAATTGTTAGCAACCCACCTTATATACCGCTAAAGGATATGAACGAAATGGATAAAAATGTTACCGATTTCGAGCCCCATTTAGCCTTGTTTGTTGAAGATAACAATCCACTTATTTTTTATAAAGCCATTGCTGAATTTGCTAAAAAGCATTTAACCAACCATGGCAAGTTATATGTAGAAATACATGAAAAATTGGGGGATAAAGTGAAAGCATTGTTTGAATTAATAGGGTTTAAAGAAGTAGTAATTGTAAAAGACATTAACGAAAAAGATAGAATAGTGAAATGTTTAATGGATTTTTCTTCTTAA